The Ammospiza nelsoni isolate bAmmNel1 chromosome 10, bAmmNel1.pri, whole genome shotgun sequence genome includes a region encoding these proteins:
- the TRPC1 gene encoding short transient receptor potential channel 1, which yields MAALYQSADPSASASPNKLLALKDVRQVKEETTLDEKLFLLACDKGDYYMVKKLLEENSSGEMNINCVDVLGRNAVTITIENENLDILQLLLDYGCQSSDALLVAIDSEVVGAVDILLNHRPKRSSRPTIVKLMERIQNPEYSTTMDVAPVILAAHRNNYEILTMLLKQDISLPKPHAVGCECTLCTAKNKKDSLRHSRFRLDIYRCLASPALIMLTEEDPILRAFELSADLKELSLVEVEFRNDYEELAQQCKTFAKDLLAQARNSRELEVILNHTSSDEHVDKRGLLEERMNLSRLKLAIKYNQKEFVAQSNCQQFLNTVWFGQMAGYRRKHTCKKILTVLMVGIFWPVLSLCYLLAPKSRVGRIIHTPFMKFIIHGASYFTFLLLLNLYSLVYNENKKNTMGPALERIDYLLIIWLIGMVWSDVKRLWYDGLEDFLEESRNQLSFVMNSLYLATFALKVVAHNKFHDYAERKDWDAFHPTLVAEGLFAFANVLSYLRLFFMYTTSSILGPLQISMGQMLQDFGKFLGMFLLVLFSFTIGLTQLYDKGFTVNEEKDCAGIFCEQQSNDTFHSFIGTCFALFWYIFSLAHVAIFVTRFSYGEELQSFVGAVIVGTYNVVVVIVLTKLLVAMLHKSFQLIANHEDKEWKFARAKLWLSYFDDKCTLPPPFNVIPSPKTICYLFNSLSKWICSHTSSGKVKRQNSLKEWRNLKQKRDENYQKVMCCLVHRYLTSMRQKMQSTDQATVENLNELRQDLSKFRNEMRDLLGFRTSKYAMFYPRN from the exons ATGGCCGCCCTGTACCAGAGCGCGGACCCGTCCGCCTCGGCCTCGCCCAACAAGCTGCTGGCGCTGAAGGATGTGCGGCAGGTGAAGGAGGAGACGACGCTGGACGagaagcttttcctgctggCCTGCGACAAAG GTGACTATTACATGGTTAAGAAACTCTTAGAGGAAAACAGCTCAGGTGAAATGAACATAAATTGTGTGGATGTGCTTGGACGAAATGCTGTTACTATAACgattgaaaatgaaaacttgGACATACTACAGCTGCTTTTGGATTATGGCTGCCAG tCCTCGGATGCACTTTTGGTGGCTATTGACTCCGAAGTAGTGGGAGCTGTTGACATTCTGCTTAATCACCGACCTAAACGATCCTCCAGGCCAACCATTGTG aaattaaTGGAACGCATTCAGAACCCAGAGTACTCAACAACCATGGATGTGGCACCAGTAATTTTAGCTGCTCATCGTAACAACTATGAAATTCTCACTATGCTGTTGAAGCAAGACATATCATTACCCAAACCTCATGCTGTGGGCTGTGAGTGCACCCTGTGCACTGCCAAGAACAAAAAAGATAGTCTGCGACATTCCAG GTTTCGTCTTGACATTTATCGGTGTTTGGCCAGTCCTGCCTTAATAATGTTGACAGAGGAGGATCCAATCCTAAGAGCTTTTGAACTTAGTGCAGACTTGAAAGAATTAAGCCTTGTTGAGGTTGAGTTCAG AAATGATTATGAGGAGCTCGCTCAGCAGTGCAAAACCTTTGCTAAAGATTTACTTGCACAAGCACGGAATTCCCGGGAGCTGGAAGTGATTCTGAATCACACCTCCAGCGATGAGCATGTAGACAAGCGAGGATTGTTGGAGGAGAGGATGAACTTAAGTCGCTTAAAACTTGCAATCAAGTATAATCAGAAAGAG TTTGTTGCCCAGTCCAACTGCCAGCAGTTTCTGAACACGGTGTGGTTTGGGCAGATGGCCGGCTATCGGCGCAAGCACACCTGCAAGAAGATCCTGACTGTTCTCATGGTTGGCATTTTCTGGCCAGTCCTGTCCCTCTGTTACTTGTTAGCTCCTAAATCTCGAGTAGGTCGAATAATTCACACTCCTTTTATGAAGTTTATTATTCATGGAGCTtcatatttcacatttctgttaTTACTTAATTTGTACTCCCTTGTCTACAATGAGAACAAGAAGAATACAATGGGACCAGCCCTCGAGAGAATAGACTATCTTCTGATAATATGGCTTATTG gaatggtGTGGTCAGATGTTAAGAGGCTCTGGTATGATGGTTTAGAAGATTTTTTAGAAGAGTCCCGCAATCAGCTTAGTTTTGTCATGAATTCCCTTTATTTGGCAACTTTTGCCCTCAAAGTCGTTGCCCATAACAAG TTTCATGATTATGCTGAAAGGAAGGACTGGGATGCATTCCATCCTACTCTAGTGGCAGAAGGGCTTTTTGCCTTTGCCAATGTTCTCAGTTACCTGCGTCTCTTCTTCATGTACACAACCAGCTCCATTCTGGGACCACTCCAG ATTTCAATGGGGCAGATGCTACAAGATTTTGGAAAATTTCTGGGCATGTTTCTTCTTGTCTTGTTCTCATTCACAATTGGATTGACCCAACTTTATGATAAGGGATTTACTGTAAATGAAGAGAAGGACTGTGCGGGCATTTTCTGTGAACAGCAGAGCAACGACACGTTCCATTC GTTTATTGGTACATGTTTTGCTCTCTTCTGGTACATATTCTCCCTGGCACACGTCGCAATCTTTGTGACACGTTTCAGCTACGGTGAAGAATTACAGTCTTTTGTGGGTGCTGTTATTGTTGGGACCTACAACGTGGTGGTTGTGATAGTATTAACAAAACTCCTTGTGGCAATGCTTCACAAAAGTTTTCAGCTGATAGCA AATCATGAAGATAAGGAGTGGAAGTTTGCTCGTGCCAAGCTTTGGCTTAGCTACTTCGATGATAAATGCACGCTCCCCCCACCTTTTAACGTTATTCCCTCTCCCAAGACCATTTGTTACCTTTTCAACAGTCTCAGTAAATGGATCTGCTCTCATACATCAAGTGGCAAAGTGAAACGTCAGAACAGCCTCAAG GAATGGAGAAATCTGAAGCAGAAGAGAGATGAGAATTACCAAAAGGTGATGTGCTGCTTAGTGCACCGTTACTTGACTTCCATGAGACAGAAGATGCAGAGTACGGATCAGGCCACTGTGGAGAACCTCAATGAACTGCGGCAGGACTTGTCAAAGTTCCGCAACGAAATGAGAGACCTGCTCGGCTTCCGAACTTCCAAATATGCTATGTTTTATCCAAGAAACTAA